DNA sequence from the Nitrospira sp. genome:
ATCGTCGCCTCGTATCTTGGCTGGGTCTCGGCGCAGATCAAGGCGCTGGGACTGGTATTCGCCGTCGTGACAGACGGCGCGATGAGCCAGTCCGCCGGCATGGTGTTGGGCGCGCTGATCGTTCTCACATACACGACATTCGGCGGCATGTTCTCGGTGGCGATACTCGACTTCGTGCAGATCACCATCATCATGGGAGGCATGCTCTACATCGGGTCCGTGATCAGCGGGCTGGCGGGTGGAGTCGGGACGGTGGTCACGCATGCGGCGGCGGCGGGGAAATTGGATTTTTTCCCGCCGCCGCAGGTCGACGCGTGGATTCCATTCGTGGGTGCCTGGGTCACCATGATGTTTGGATCGATCCCTCAGCAGGATGTGTTTCAGCGAATCACGTCGGCTCGGGATGAGGGCACCGCGGTGCGAGGCTCGGTGCTCGGCGGATCGCTGTATTTCTTCTTCGCATTCGTGCCCATGTTTTTAGCCTATTCAGCGACGCTGATCGATCCGGCGCAGGTGGCGGATTTGCTGGAGCGGGATTCCCAACTTATTCTCCCGACCTTGATTGTGCAGCACACGCCGATCGCCGCGCAGATCATTTTTTTCGGCGCCTTGCTGTCTGCCATCATGAGTTGTTCGTCGGC
Encoded proteins:
- a CDS encoding sodium:solute symporter family protein; translation: MLLSFVILYLACSVGIGLYAATRVHNTKDFAVAGRSLPLPVVTATVFATWFGAETVLGISATFVKDGLRAVVADPFGSSLCLILAGLWFARRLYRLNLLTIGDFYRLRYNRAVEVLCTLCIVASYLGWVSAQIKALGLVFAVVTDGAMSQSAGMVLGALIVLTYTTFGGMFSVAILDFVQITIIMGGMLYIGSVISGLAGGVGTVVTHAAAAGKLDFFPPPQVDAWIPFVGAWVTMMFGSIPQQDVFQRITSARDEGTAVRGSVLGGSLYFFFAFVPMFLAYSATLIDPAQVADLLERDSQLILPTLIVQHTPIAAQIIFFGALLSAIMSCSSATLLAPSVAFSENIVKSLLPTIGDRGLLAVMRTVLVGFAALVLLFALNSEASIFKMVESAYKVTLVAAFV